The region GCGCAAGCCAACATCCTCCCGCCGAGCGGTGCCGTCGCTGGCGTCTACACGCTCGTCGACAACCAAAACGGCGTCTGGAAAGCCCCCGCCAACGTCGCCCTCTCGGCTGTCACCGGCACGACGCTCGCGATCAACGACACCATGCAGGCGCCGCTCAACGTCGACGCCGCCACCGGCAAATCCATCAACGCCATCCGCGTGTTCCCCGCTCTGGGCCCCGTCATCTGGGGCGCGCGCACGCTCGACGGCAACAGCGACGACTGGCGCTACGTGAACGTCCGCCGCACCGTCATCATGCTCGAACAGTCGATGAAGTTGGCCGCGCAGCCCCTCATGTTCGAGCCCAACACCGCCAACACCTGGTCGCTCATCACGAGCATGCTAAACAATTTCCTCACCAGCCAATGGTCGCAAGGCGCCCTCGCTGGCGCGACGCCGGCCGCAGCGTTCTCCGTCGCGTGCGGTCTCGGCACCACGATGACGGCCGACGACATCCTGAACGGCATCATCAATGTCAGCGTGAAAGTCGCCATCTCGCACCCCGCGGAATTCATCGTCATTAATTTCCAGCAGGTTCAGCAAACCAGCTGAGCGCCCGAAGCTCCACGCACGCCACGCGCGAACCGTGGCGAAGACGCGGCTGATCGCTCGAGCTGTCGGCCACAGGAGTGCTCACCGAGCGCACCGAGGAAAATCGGCGCGCCCGCCAATCCGCCGTTTTTCCCGCCGTCGAATTCGGCACACGCGCAAGTTCCATCCCGGCCACTGAACGAGCGGCGGCCGCCTTCCCGCGCTGACGCTTTTGCCGCATCGAGAGCGCACTTTTTCGTCTCCCTGTCGGGCTCGACTGGCTTTTGTCCATGAACAACTTCCGCACAATCTTCGTGCAAGAAACGCAGAGCGCCGATCGCATTCGGCGTTAGCATGGGAACTCGAATTCCCATGCACACACCGATGGTTAAGTTCCGCCTGTTCCGTTCCATCACACTCATGTTTGCCACCGCGCTCGGCGCGGTCGGCCTCTTCGCTCAGACCGCGCTTACCGAGCTCACGTTCAACAACTCGGGCGATCGGCTGGCGAACACCGGCAGCGGCGGCACCACGTTTGCGAACACCGGCGTCAGCTTCACCACCGGACAAAATGGCGACGCCGCATCGTTCGACGGCAGCAGCTACCTCACCGCGAGCTCGGCGGGACTCACCACCGGCATGACCATCTCGTTCTGGATGAAGACGAATTCCTACGGCGGCACGGACCCGAACGGCAATTGGTATGAGGGTTCGGGTTTGGTGGATGCCGAGCAAGCCGGCACGCACCCCGACTGGGGCGTGAGTCTCTGGCAGGGCAAAATCGCCTTCGGCATCGGAGCCGGCGACCAGCACATGGGTCTCGGCGAGGCCGGGTCGACCATGATCTCCAACGCGTCGGTGAACACCAACAACTGGGTCTTCGTCGCCGCCACGTGGGACACCTCCGGCACGATGAACATCTACATCGATGGCGTGTTGGACAGCACCTACACCAACGTCAACCGCACCGACCCGCGCGATGCTTCCTACACCTACTACATCGGCGCGGACTCCGGAGCTTTCGACGGCAACCACCCGAGCAAATACTACACCGGCCTGCTCGACCAAGTGGCAATCTACAGCACCGCGCTCAACGGCACGCAGATCTCCAACCTTTACACCGCCTCGGCCGTCCCGGAGCCCGCCACCTACGCCGCGCTCGCCGGCATCGCGGCCTTGGGCTTCGCCGCCTATCGCCGCCGCCGCTGAAGCGATTCGCAGACGCCTTTCCGAAAGCCCGGCCCCGCGCCGGGCTTTTTTTTCGCCCGCGTCCGCTCCCACGACGCCGGGAAGACTCCGCTCAGAACTGCACGTTCGGCGCTTCCTTGACCGACGGCGGCACGCTGAAGAAATCGCCCGGCTCGAAACCGAAGGCGCGCGCCACGAGATTGCTGGGGAACGTCTCGCAGCGGTTCCGGAAATCGCGAACGTTGCCGTTGTAGAAGCGGCGCGCGGCTTGGATGCGATTCTCGGTGTTGATCAGTTCGGTCTGCAGCGCGCGGAAATTCTCGTCGGACTTCAGCTGCGGGTAATTTTCCACCACGACCAGCAATTGCTGCAGCGCGGCCACGAGCCCGGCCTCGTCTACCGACTGCGCGGCGACCGGCCCGTGGTTCGCGGCGCAACGGTTGCGCAGCTCGACCACGCGCTCGAGCGTCGCGCGCTCGTGCGCCGCGTAGCCTTTCACTGTCTCGACGAGGTTCGGGATGAGATCGTAGCGCCGTTTCAGCTCGGTGTCGATGTTGGCCCACGCATTGGCGACGTAGTTGCGCAGGTTGACGAGGGAGTTGTATTGCACCGCGACCCAGAGCAGCGGCGCGACGACGAGGAACAACAGCAGGACGCTCATGACGCTTGGGAAAAGAGATACGCGGGCAACAGGCGGCGGATTTCGAGCAACTCTTGCAAGCGCCCCTCGATCTCGTCCGGCTCGAGACGTGAATCGAACAGCAGCGCCAGCACGTTGCCATCGAGTTCGATCGACAGGTCGCGGTGCCGCAGGAGGAATTCCATCATCAAGCCGTGGCAGACATCGTAGGCGAATTTCTTGTCGGGACTGCGCACGCAAAACGCGCGGGAGAATTCCGCCGACTCGAAATCGATGTCCTCGTAGCCGACCGCCTGTGCGAGCTTCGAGAGCAAACCTTCCGGAGAGATCAGCAGCTCAGGAAACGTGCGCGGCAAGACCAGCAGCACGACCGAGAAACGATGATGATGGGTGTGACGCCCGCCCTTGGAGTGG is a window of Opitutia bacterium DNA encoding:
- a CDS encoding LamG domain-containing protein; this translates as MVKFRLFRSITLMFATALGAVGLFAQTALTELTFNNSGDRLANTGSGGTTFANTGVSFTTGQNGDAASFDGSSYLTASSAGLTTGMTISFWMKTNSYGGTDPNGNWYEGSGLVDAEQAGTHPDWGVSLWQGKIAFGIGAGDQHMGLGEAGSTMISNASVNTNNWVFVAATWDTSGTMNIYIDGVLDSTYTNVNRTDPRDASYTYYIGADSGAFDGNHPSKYYTGLLDQVAIYSTALNGTQISNLYTASAVPEPATYAALAGIAALGFAAYRRRR
- a CDS encoding LemA family protein, encoding MSVLLLFLVVAPLLWVAVQYNSLVNLRNYVANAWANIDTELKRRYDLIPNLVETVKGYAAHERATLERVVELRNRCAANHGPVAAQSVDEAGLVAALQQLLVVVENYPQLKSDENFRALQTELINTENRIQAARRFYNGNVRDFRNRCETFPSNLVARAFGFEPGDFFSVPPSVKEAPNVQF